The following is a genomic window from Bacteroidia bacterium.
AAACCAAGTGTGCCTTGCGCCTTGGCTATCGAGCAACTCCACGCGCGCTGTACGGCTTCCCGCACTTTCTGCACATTGAAAAACACTTCACGGCGGGCGATGCGCCCCGCGCATTCACCGAGCAGTCCGGTAAGATATATCACCGCCACGGGCAGATGCAGCACGAGAGGCCGGCGGTTCATGGCTACGGCGATGGAGTTACAAATCTCGTCGCTGCGATAATCCGTCTCGCTGCCGATGAAGAATGTTTCATTCACACCGTCGGGATGCGAAGCCGCGAGTTCGATGCCGCGCACAAGATCGCCGACATGCACCAGATTGAGCAACTGCGTGCCCGAACCAAGCAGCAACTCCACTCCGGAGCGGATCATCTTGAAATACCGGAAGAAATCGCGATCACGCGGACCGTATACGGCGCTGGGCCGGACAATGGTGACAGGCAGCTGCGACGCGGCGTTCATGACCTCGATTTCCGCAAGCATTTTGCTGCGTCCGTAATGCGAGACGGGATGGTAGTCGGTGGACTCGGTAATGGCTTCACCTCCGCGGCGGGGTCCCACAGCGGTGAGACTGCTGACATACACGAAGCGGTTGATATGCGACCCATGCCGAATGCAGGCATCCAGCAAATCGCGTGTCATGAGGTGATTGGCCAGATAATAGTCGCTGTTTCTGCGCGCGCGGGTGAGTCCCGCGAGATGAAAGACGATATCCACATCGCGTAGCGCGTCCGCCAGGGCGTCGCAATCGCGGAGATCGGCGTACACCACATCGGCGCCGAGATGATCGCCGAACATTTTGTCTTTCGCGATGATGCGGAGCTTCCAGCCCTTGCGATGCAGGGATTCGGCGAGATGACTGCCGATGAAGCCGGTTCCTCCGGTGATGAGAGCGTTCATGACTTCCTCCGTAAAGTGCGCACAGTGACGAGACGTGCGCGGTGTAATGACTTCAGTTGCTTTCCGTGGCCATGCCCTCGATGCGCGGCCGCATGCGTGCCGCAGCCGTTGCGTGAGCGCGACCGCGGAGCGCGTACAGGACGACGAGGGCGAGTGCGATGCCGACAATGCTGTCCGATATGTAATGGAAACGTCCGTACACGGTCGCAAGGGGAATGCTGAGCAGAAACGGCGTCATGGCGGCGGCCCAGCGACGGTTCCAGCGCCAGAGCGTCGCGAACATGACCGTGCCCGCCGCGTTGTGCGGACTGGGGAAGCTGCCGCCGGGGAAATGCACGTTGGCCCGCACCCACTCGGCCATCCACGTGAAGGGACCTCCGACGAGCGGTACGCTGTACTGCGCCGGATCATAAAAGAGTTGGCTGGCAATGGGGTACAGCACGAAGCCGACATCGCAACAAAGATTCACCAGAAGCAGACAGAACAGATATTCGTACGCGGGCCGCTCTCCTCCGACCCGAAACACCACCCAGGCCGTGAGCGGCAACAGCGGTATGTAAATGACATAGGATGCCATCAGCCATTCCGTCAGCAGCGGATGCACCCAGGATTGCAGCAGCAGGGAAGTCTCGATGCCGGTGAACACGCGTTCGAAACGGATGAGCGCGGCGTCCTGCCATTCCCGGAAAATGAGCAATTGCAGGCCCGCGACCGCATCGAAGAAGAAGGACGTCAGCCAGACGATACCCGCCATGCGCAGCAAAAGCGCCAAGGGATTGTTCAGCCGCCCGGACACGACGACGACGAACACGAGCGCCGCCGCCGCGATACCGCAGTGCAGCACGATGCGCGAGGGCTCCTGTACCCGCTCCGGAAACAACAACGTCAGAGCGATGATCACACCGAGCGCGGAGAGCGCGACGGCGACGATGGAGTGATAATCGTTTTTCCGGGATGCCATCACACACCTCTACAGGGAAAGAATAATGGATGCATCGGTAACCACACCAATGCCCGCATGCAGCAACAGCGGCCAGAGTACGGACCGGGTTCTGAGCGCCAGCCAGCCGAAGAGAAGACCGCCGGCTATAGACATATACAGTTCGCCCGCGGGATAGTTGATATGCCACAGCGCCGAGGGTATGGTCTGTACACAGATGGCCACCGCGTCACCGGAGATGCGTCGCAATCCGAACAAAAGGAAGCCCCTGAAAAGAAACTCCCATGCGGCGTAGAATAGCAGCAAGCGCCCGGCGCTATGCACGAGAAAGCGAGACAGGGAGTCGCCCGCTGCTCTGTCCACCGGATACGTCGCCCGCATGTCCTCCATGGATGCCGCGGGAAGCAGAAAGAGCAGGGAAATGACCGGCAGAAGCACAGCGATGGCGCGGAGCCCGAACTTCCAGTCGCCGATACACACCCCGTAATCCGCAAGCGCATCCTTCCAAAGGACGCGTATCACCAGCGCGGGCAGCAGCCCGAAGAGCAGAACGGTGGCTCCGTAATACGCCCACACCCGCGCCGTATCCGATGCGAGCAGACCCGTGGCGGGCAGTGCGTCCACTCCGCAGGCCTGTCGGTGCAGCGTGGTAACTACGACGCCGATCAGCAGTGCGAGCGAAGCCATTTGCTCATCGCGGCGCATCCCGCGCCACTGCAGCGAGAGAAGCGAGGGGATGTTCATGACGCCGCGCCTCCTTCCCGCCGGTCTGTGCGCAGCCACGCCAGAGTGCTCCGGAGTGCCGCACGCATGGGTGTGGGCTGATAGCCGAGTTCCTCCGCCGCGCGTCTGCTTGTACACAGCCAATTGTCGTAAAACACATCCACCCAGGCGGGAGTGATGACGGGTGTCATCCAGCCACGGCGACCCATTCGCTCCTGAAGCACAGCGGCGGCGGTGGCGACAGACTTTGGTACATGCACGAGCAGGCGTTGCTGGCCGGAGCATTCCGCCAGCAGGGCGAAGAATTCGTTGAACGTGAGATTGCAGCCGCCGATGATGTAATGCCGTCCTGTGGCGCCTCGTTCCATCGCACGTATCATCCCCTCCACCACATCTTCCACGTACACGTAGTTGCCCGCCGCATGGCCCTCGCCGGGAAGCATGCGCCAGGTGCCGCGACGGTACTGATCTATGAGAATGGTGGTGGAATTGGCCTCGGTAAGTGGACCGGGACCAAACACACGTGTGGGGTGAATCACCACGGCATCCAGGCCTTGCGCAACCGCCTCATCCACGACGTCGAGCGCATCCACTTTCAGCTGCTCGTAGAGCGTGGCGGGCGGCGTCGCGCGTGGTGTCTGCTCCGATACGGCGTGTCCGTTGGACGGACCGTACACCATGACCGTTGAGGTATAGAGCAAGCGGCGTATGCTCGCTTTTCGTGCGGCGGTACACAGAGCCTGGAGAGCGGCACGATTCTCCGCGCGGAGTCGATCGGGCTGCGAAGACCAGTTGCCGGCGAAAGCGGCCAGATGGTACACGCGGTCGCAGCCGATGAGCGCCCTGGTGAGATCAGCCTCCGACGTCAGTTCACCGCGTACGATCTCGGCATGGCTGTGCCCGAAGGTGCTCATATCCGACGATGACCGGCAGAACAGACGCAGCTCGTCCCCTTGCTGGAGTAGTCTTCGCGTGAGGGATTGACCGATAAAGCCGCTGGCCCCGGTGACGAGCGTTTTCATTGCGCACCTCCTTGCCTCGTCGTTTTGCTGTCACGCAGCTCGGCGCATTGCTGCGTTGACCATCCGGGACGCTGCACTTCTTCGAGTTCGAGCACGATGGAGCCGATGGCTATGCCCATTTCGGCGCGCAGAGGAAGCGCGGCACCGTCGGCGGTGCACCACACGTCGATGTTTCCTCCCAAACCGCCCGCCGCATTGTTGACCCAGTCCGACCGAATGACCGTTTTTGTGACCGGGAGGGATTTCGGAAAGGCGGGCACTTCCAGGTATTCGATGGCGGCGGAGGAATGCGCTCTGGACTCGACGATTTCGCCGTCAATA
Proteins encoded in this region:
- a CDS encoding NAD-dependent epimerase/dehydratase family protein; translated protein: MNALITGGTGFIGSHLAESLHRKGWKLRIIAKDKMFGDHLGADVVYADLRDCDALADALRDVDIVFHLAGLTRARRNSDYYLANHLMTRDLLDACIRHGSHINRFVYVSSLTAVGPRRGGEAITESTDYHPVSHYGRSKMLAEIEVMNAASQLPVTIVRPSAVYGPRDRDFFRYFKMIRSGVELLLGSGTQLLNLVHVGDLVRGIELAASHPDGVNETFFIGSETDYRSDEICNSIAVAMNRRPLVLHLPVAVIYLTGLLGECAGRIARREVFFNVQKVREAVQRAWSCSIAKAQGTLGFEPRYSLGSGMIGTYDWYIENGWL
- a CDS encoding phosphatase PAP2 family protein codes for the protein MASRKNDYHSIVAVALSALGVIIALTLLFPERVQEPSRIVLHCGIAAAALVFVVVVSGRLNNPLALLLRMAGIVWLTSFFFDAVAGLQLLIFREWQDAALIRFERVFTGIETSLLLQSWVHPLLTEWLMASYVIYIPLLPLTAWVVFRVGGERPAYEYLFCLLLVNLCCDVGFVLYPIASQLFYDPAQYSVPLVGGPFTWMAEWVRANVHFPGGSFPSPHNAAGTVMFATLWRWNRRWAAAMTPFLLSIPLATVYGRFHYISDSIVGIALALVVLYALRGRAHATAAARMRPRIEGMATESN
- a CDS encoding CPBP family intramembrane metalloprotease, with amino-acid sequence MNIPSLLSLQWRGMRRDEQMASLALLIGVVVTTLHRQACGVDALPATGLLASDTARVWAYYGATVLLFGLLPALVIRVLWKDALADYGVCIGDWKFGLRAIAVLLPVISLLFLLPAASMEDMRATYPVDRAAGDSLSRFLVHSAGRLLLFYAAWEFLFRGFLLFGLRRISGDAVAICVQTIPSALWHINYPAGELYMSIAGGLLFGWLALRTRSVLWPLLLHAGIGVVTDASIILSL
- a CDS encoding NAD-dependent epimerase/dehydratase family protein, whose protein sequence is MKTLVTGASGFIGQSLTRRLLQQGDELRLFCRSSSDMSTFGHSHAEIVRGELTSEADLTRALIGCDRVYHLAAFAGNWSSQPDRLRAENRAALQALCTAARKASIRRLLYTSTVMVYGPSNGHAVSEQTPRATPPATLYEQLKVDALDVVDEAVAQGLDAVVIHPTRVFGPGPLTEANSTTILIDQYRRGTWRMLPGEGHAAGNYVYVEDVVEGMIRAMERGATGRHYIIGGCNLTFNEFFALLAECSGQQRLLVHVPKSVATAAAVLQERMGRRGWMTPVITPAWVDVFYDNWLCTSRRAAEELGYQPTPMRAALRSTLAWLRTDRREGGAAS